The genomic region CCGTACCTGCGGATGACGCCGCAGCCGAACCGCTAGCCCATCACGACCGCTCGAGCGCGCGCACGCCGGCCACGAGACGGGACCGGACGTGCGCGCGCCACGTGGTGTCGTCGAGATCGGCGCCCGCGCCGCCGAACAGCCGGACCAGCCCCGCCAGCGCGTCCTCGCGCATCGCGACGCTGTGGAGCCGGGTGCCGTAGCGGCCGAACGTCGCCTCCGCAGCCGGACCGTGCGGCGTGACGCCGTAGTACACGTAGGCGACCCGCGTTCCCGCCGCGGTGTCCGTGAGCTCCCACCCCGTGCTCCCGGTGAGGTCGCCCTCGTCGTACTCGAGCCCGATCCGCACCGGGGCGTGCACCGCCGTGACGCGCGTCACCCACGATACCTCCCGGCCATCGGGCCGGCCGCCCGTGAAGCGGAAGCGCATCCCGGGGCTGAGCCGCGTCCCGCCCGCGACCGGATCGACGCGCACGAGCGTCCACCACCGCGCGTAGGTTCCGATGTCGCGCAGCACCGCAAAGCACGCCTCACTCGCGGCGGGGACGACGACGTCGTCGCGGCAGCGGTAGGGCGCGGCCATCGCGGGCTACCAGAGCTCGTCCGTGTAGGTGTCGGTGCCGACGATCGTCGGCAGCCATGGCGACGCGAACACGACCTCGCCGAGCTTGGACGCCGCGAGCTCGCGCCCGAGGGTCTCGAAGCGGTGCCAGGTGCGGAGCGGGTCGGTGTCGAGGAAGAAGAGGTGCATGCGGAGGCGCTCCGGCTCGTCGACGACCGGAATGTCCATCGGCGCGCCCCGTTGCGGCACCGCCGACCACGACGCGCAGGTGGCGATCGGCGTGCCGGCGATCGCGGGCGGGAGCGCCGCGCGCCACCAGGCGTCGACCGCAGCGGCGGAAACGCCCGGCGCGCGCCGCACGGCCAGCATCGCCATGCCGGCGAAGCCGTGATCCAGCGCCAGCTCGATCGGCACCGGATCGGCGTCGCGGTAGAGGGTCCACTCGAGGTTGTAGAGGAGCGTGTGCACGTGCGTCCGCGCCGCGAACCCGCGTCCGTTCTGGTAGAGCCAGCGGACCTGCTGCCCCGCCCACTCGCGATGCTCGTCGAAGCGATCGGCGTGGATCCAGTAGATGGCGACGTACGAGCCCGCCGTGACGTCGGGCTTCGCGAGCGCGCTCTCGCGCGGATAGCGCAGTGCCTTCAAGGCGCGCGGCGCGACCCAGCGGCGTCCCGCGAACAACCACGGCCCCACCAGACACCCGGCGTAGAAGTGATCCCGCTCGTACCAGCGATTGTACGCGACCTCGTGGCCGCGATGGGGATCGACCATGGTGAGCAGCATGTGTCCGACCTTGACCGGGGAGTCCTGCATCGAGGATGACGTACTGCGATGTCCGCCGAGAGCGCAACCAGGGATCCCACCGCCGCCTGGTTTCGCGGCGCCCGACTCGGCCTGTTCGTGCACTGGGGCCACGGCAGCCAGCGCGGCTGGGAGCTCTCGTGGCCGCTCGTGGGCGGCGTGAAGAACCTCCACCACTGCCAGGACGTGCCCGCCGAGGCGTACCACGCCAACGCGCTCACGTTCGCGCCGCGTCCGGGGGCCGCGCGCGCATGGCTGGCGCATGCGAAGCGCTGCGGGATGCGCTACGCCGTCCTCACGACCAAGCACCACGACGGCTTCGCGCTCTGGCCGACCCGGACCGCCGACTTCTCGATCGCGCGCACGCCGTACGGCGGCGATCTCGTGCGCGAGTTCGCCGACGCGACGCGCGAGGCTGGGCTCAAGGTCGGCTTCTACTTCTCCCTGTGCGACTGGCACCACCCGGACTACCCGGCGTTCACTGATGCCGACCGGCCGTATCGATTCGGGATGGCGCCGCGGCCCACCGACGCGCAGTGGCGGCGCTTCTCCGGCGTCCTCGAAGGCCAGATCCGCGAGCTCCTGACGCAGTACGGGCGCGTCGACCTGCTGTGGTTCGACGGCGGCTGGGAGCGGAGCGCCGACGCGTGGCGGGCCCACGAGCTGGTGGCGACGATCCGCGAGCTGCAGCCGGGCATCGTCATCAACGATCGCCTGCCGGGCTGTGGCGACTACGACACGCCCGAGCAGCTCGTCCCGGCCGATCCGCCCGGGCGCACCTGGGAGACCTGCCTCACCATGAACGAGAGCTGGGCGTGGAATCCCGACGACACCGAGTACAAGTCGTCGCGCGCGCTCGTGCACACCCTGTGCGAGATCGCGGGCAAGGGCGGCAACCTCCTCCTCAACGTCGGGCCGCGCGGCGACGGCAGCCTCGCGCCCGAGCAGGACGAGCGCCTGCAGGCGATCGGGCGCTGGATGCAGGACTACGGCGAGGCGATCCTCGACACGGGCGCCGGGCTCGCGCCGTGGCAGTTCTACGGCCCGTCGACACGACGCGGGACGCGCATCTACCTGCACCTCCTGTCGCGCCCCTACGACACCGTCACCGTGCGCGGTCTTCCGATTCGCCGGGTTCGCGCCGCGACCGAGCTGCGGACAGGGACCGCGCTCGACTTCACCACCCGCTGCGCGATCATCGACGAGCTGTTCAACCCCGACCCGAGTGGCGAGGTCACGATCCGCGTGCCGGAGGCGATGCTCGATCCGCTGGCGACCGTGCTCGCGCTCGACGTCGAGTGACGTCCATAGCATCCGCGATCCGCCGTGCTCCCACCGTCATCGCGACGACGGCCGGGCCGCGGACCGGCGGCGTCGTGACGCCCTTGCGCCGTCATCTGCCGTCGCCGTCACGGGCGCGCCTGGCATGGTTCCTGCGGGGCCACACCGCCCGTGCCGGGGCGATGGACGCGACTCGTGGTGCTCGGTGCGGCAGCGTTCCTCGCTCCCACCGTCCGCGCCGCCCTCCCGGAGTCGGCCCGCGTCGTGCGCTGCCAGCGCTCGATCGCGCGCGTCGCGCAGCAGTTCGTCCTGCACCGTCGCGCCCTCTACTCGCGCTGCATCGACGAGGCGCTCCGCTGCGGCGCTCTCCTCGGAAGCGCCCCCGCGTCGGGCGATCCGTGCCTCACGGACGTCGCCGTGCGGTGCAAGCATCGGCTGGGCGCGCTCGGACGGCTGCAGTCCCGCGTCGACGTGGCGGCGCTGCGCTGCACGCAGGCGATGCCCGGCGGCGCGGGTCTCCCCGCGGCGACGGTCCTCGATCCCGACGCGGTCGGCCTCGATCTCGTGAGCGTCTTCTGTCCCGCCGACATCGTCGCGCTCGGCGATCTCGGTGCGGCGGCGCAGTGCCAGGGCGACGCCCTCGCCTGCACGGCCGACCAGGCTCTGCTCGACGCCGTGCCGCGCGCCGCCGATCTCCTGGCGCGCCTCGGCGTCCCGATCGACGGCTCGGGCGCGTGTCTCGCCGCCACCCTGTGCGGCAACGGCCGCCTGGACGACGGCGAGGAATGCGACGACGGATCGGCGAATTCCGACGACGTCGCCGACGCGTGCCGCACCGACTGCTCGCGCCCGTATTGCGGCGACGGTGTCGTCGACCAGGGAGAGGACTGCGACGACGGCGGCACCGACGACGGCGACGGCTGCAGTGCCGCGTGCGCGTGGGAGCCGGACGCGTGCGGCAACGCCGTCGTCGAGCCGGACGAGGAGTGCGACGACGGCAACCACCACAGCGGCGACGGATGCGCGTCGGACTGCACCCTCGAAGCGCCCGCCGCCCGCTGCGGCGACGGCGTCGTCGACGATGGCGAGGACTGCGACGACGGCCCGGCGAACTCGGACGTGCTGCCGGATCACTGTCGAACGACGTGCCGCGACCCCAGCTGCGGCGACGGGGCGATCGATCTCGACGCCGGCGAGACGTGCGAGCCGCCCGGCACTCTGCTCTGCAACGACGCCTGCACGCTGCGCCTGGGTCCGCTCGGCGCGCGGCGCGAGGCCGTGTCGGGCCCGATCGGCCTGGCCGACTGCCAGGCCGCCACGTCGCGCACGACCCGTCGCGTCTTCGATGCCCGCCATCGCGGCGTCCTGCGCTGCGTCGGCGGCGTCGTCGCCTGCCTGCTCGGCCCCGCGGCGGACGGTCCCGGCGCCGACGCGTGTCTCGTGCGCGCGACCAACCGCTGCTTCGCGGTCGTGAACAAGCAGCGCGCGTGGATCGCGCGGCTCGCGCCGCCTCTGGGCGCGCTCTGCGGCCAGGTGCCCGGCGGGCTACCCGCGCTCCTCGACCAGCAGGCCGGCCTCGGCTTCTCGCGCGACGCGTCGGCGTGCCCGTTCGCCGGCTCCGGCCAGCCGAGCGTCGACGATCTGGTCGCGTGCGTGCTCTCGCGCAGCGCCTGCGCCGCCGAGCGGGCGGTCGCGCGCGCGGTGCCGCGGGCCTACGAGCTCCTCGCCGAGACCGACCTCGATCCCGACACCGACCTCTCGTGCCTCGAGGATCCGTACACGGTCGAGTGAGCGCCCACCCAGGCGTCCATCCGCTTCCACTCGCCGTCGAGCCAGCCGATCCGCTCCGCGTTCGCGCGTGGCACGTCGCCGGCGCGCACGCGCCAGAACGCAATCCGGATCGTGCGCCCGACCAGGGCCCCGTCCAGCACCCTGCGCAGCGTCGTCACGCCCTCGAACCCGGTGTGAGCGAGGAAGAGGACGTCGGCGCCGGGGCACGCGTCGAAGAGCCCGAGCGTGCCGCCGAGCTGCGCCGGGAGCACGTGGGCCAGCGTACGCACACGCCGGTGGCGAACGGGATCGTGCTCCGCGACCCGTGCGAGCGCGCGCC from Candidatus Eisenbacteria bacterium harbors:
- a CDS encoding alpha-L-fucosidase, with protein sequence MSAESATRDPTAAWFRGARLGLFVHWGHGSQRGWELSWPLVGGVKNLHHCQDVPAEAYHANALTFAPRPGAARAWLAHAKRCGMRYAVLTTKHHDGFALWPTRTADFSIARTPYGGDLVREFADATREAGLKVGFYFSLCDWHHPDYPAFTDADRPYRFGMAPRPTDAQWRRFSGVLEGQIRELLTQYGRVDLLWFDGGWERSADAWRAHELVATIRELQPGIVINDRLPGCGDYDTPEQLVPADPPGRTWETCLTMNESWAWNPDDTEYKSSRALVHTLCEIAGKGGNLLLNVGPRGDGSLAPEQDERLQAIGRWMQDYGEAILDTGAGLAPWQFYGPSTRRGTRIYLHLLSRPYDTVTVRGLPIRRVRAATELRTGTALDFTTRCAIIDELFNPDPSGEVTIRVPEAMLDPLATVLALDVE
- a CDS encoding DUF4215 domain-containing protein, with product MVLGAAAFLAPTVRAALPESARVVRCQRSIARVAQQFVLHRRALYSRCIDEALRCGALLGSAPASGDPCLTDVAVRCKHRLGALGRLQSRVDVAALRCTQAMPGGAGLPAATVLDPDAVGLDLVSVFCPADIVALGDLGAAAQCQGDALACTADQALLDAVPRAADLLARLGVPIDGSGACLAATLCGNGRLDDGEECDDGSANSDDVADACRTDCSRPYCGDGVVDQGEDCDDGGTDDGDGCSAACAWEPDACGNAVVEPDEECDDGNHHSGDGCASDCTLEAPAARCGDGVVDDGEDCDDGPANSDVLPDHCRTTCRDPSCGDGAIDLDAGETCEPPGTLLCNDACTLRLGPLGARREAVSGPIGLADCQAATSRTTRRVFDARHRGVLRCVGGVVACLLGPAADGPGADACLVRATNRCFAVVNKQRAWIARLAPPLGALCGQVPGGLPALLDQQAGLGFSRDASACPFAGSGQPSVDDLVACVLSRSACAAERAVARAVPRAYELLAETDLDPDTDLSCLEDPYTVE